From Candidatus Latescibacterota bacterium, the proteins below share one genomic window:
- a CDS encoding hydrogenase maturation protease produces MEKLREKLLARLEGKRFGVVGIGNVIKGDDGAGCVVVEGLQGKIDLPIVDCAEVPENYGGWVERQDLDSAIYIDAVDFGGEPGEVRIIPLEKMMVTASSTHTLSLHYMIIYLRDEWKGDPIMIGIQPKEMRIGDGLSDEVSAGVKKLTDILIEAALTDKQDR; encoded by the coding sequence ATGGAGAAGTTGAGGGAAAAATTGCTGGCACGCCTTGAAGGCAAGCGTTTCGGCGTAGTCGGTATAGGCAATGTGATCAAGGGAGATGATGGCGCCGGCTGTGTAGTCGTAGAGGGTCTTCAGGGGAAGATAGACCTCCCGATCGTCGATTGCGCCGAGGTCCCTGAAAATTACGGGGGATGGGTAGAGAGGCAGGATCTTGACAGTGCTATATACATCGATGCTGTTGATTTCGGAGGAGAACCGGGGGAAGTGAGGATAATTCCTCTGGAAAAGATGATGGTGACAGCGAGCAGTACGCATACCCTGTCTCTGCATTATATGATCATCTATCTGAGAGATGAGTGGAAGGGCGATCCGATCATGATCGGGATCCAGCCGAAAGAGATGAGGATCGGAGACGGGCTCAGTGATGAGGTGAGCGCCGGGGTGAAGAAATTGACCGATATTCTGATCGAGGCAGCTCTGACTGACAAGCAGGATAGATAA